A single window of Pseudarthrobacter psychrotolerans DNA harbors:
- the istA gene encoding IS21 family transposase — translation MKSPGEFMEILAAYDLTRSYRDAAKICGVSHNTVRSYVKARQEGVQAPVARQRGRITDPFLPQMKSLVEQSRGKIRGDVVHGKLVDLGYPGSIRTTRYVLAGLKSKYRAQNTRVHRPWTVEPGLWLQWDYGDGPVVDGAKTVLFVAWLAYSRFRIVIPLRDKTMPSVFAALDRSFRLIGGVPTYILTDNEKTVTVEHVAGVPVRNPQIVAFARHYSTAVHTCMPADPASKGGVENAVKIAKADIVPKDTNLRPDYASFAELEAACEAFMEDVNSKVHRATLEIPQDMLRLIEQPKLHPVPAVPVTASFGQVRQVPPNTPMVTYEHARYSVPHTLMGQRLWVRGTDTEVIIVHVGEAGPVEVARHPLTRPGVPAIIDAHFPPANAGALERVIRPTNTAEEEFLALGAGAALWLKEAAAAGTNKIRHKMERAATMAKVMGADVVDQGLGAAAVHHRFSHEDLVSIITNTATGQPQRTISTTRHAVTDQGQWLSQGTSAWANFGTTNTPTTSDASDVADLEGATE, via the coding sequence GTGAAGTCTCCAGGAGAGTTCATGGAAATTTTAGCTGCTTATGATTTGACCCGTTCGTACCGGGATGCCGCGAAGATCTGCGGCGTTTCGCACAACACTGTCCGTTCGTATGTGAAGGCCCGGCAGGAAGGCGTCCAAGCGCCGGTCGCCCGCCAGCGGGGACGGATCACTGACCCGTTCCTGCCGCAGATGAAGTCGCTGGTCGAGCAGTCCCGCGGGAAGATCCGCGGGGACGTTGTGCACGGAAAACTCGTTGATCTGGGCTATCCCGGATCGATCCGCACGACCCGCTACGTGCTGGCCGGGCTGAAGTCGAAATACCGGGCCCAAAACACCCGTGTTCACCGGCCCTGGACTGTGGAGCCAGGCCTGTGGCTCCAATGGGACTACGGAGACGGGCCCGTCGTTGACGGCGCCAAAACGGTGTTGTTCGTGGCCTGGCTGGCGTATTCACGCTTCCGGATCGTGATCCCTTTGCGGGATAAGACCATGCCGAGCGTCTTCGCCGCCCTCGACCGCTCCTTCCGGCTCATCGGCGGGGTCCCGACGTACATTTTGACCGACAACGAGAAGACCGTCACGGTCGAGCACGTTGCCGGGGTGCCGGTCCGTAACCCGCAGATCGTCGCGTTCGCCCGGCACTACTCCACCGCCGTGCACACCTGCATGCCGGCGGACCCGGCCTCGAAGGGCGGGGTGGAGAACGCGGTCAAGATCGCCAAAGCCGACATCGTGCCCAAAGACACGAACCTGCGCCCGGACTACGCCTCCTTCGCCGAGCTGGAAGCGGCGTGCGAGGCGTTTATGGAGGATGTGAATTCCAAGGTCCACCGGGCCACCCTGGAGATCCCCCAGGACATGCTGAGACTGATCGAGCAGCCCAAGCTGCACCCGGTCCCTGCAGTGCCGGTGACGGCCAGTTTCGGGCAGGTCCGGCAGGTCCCGCCGAACACTCCCATGGTCACCTACGAGCACGCCCGCTACTCCGTCCCGCACACCCTGATGGGGCAAAGGCTCTGGGTGCGCGGCACCGACACCGAGGTCATCATCGTCCATGTCGGCGAGGCCGGGCCGGTGGAAGTCGCACGCCATCCACTCACCCGTCCCGGCGTGCCGGCGATCATTGACGCCCACTTCCCGCCCGCCAATGCCGGGGCCCTGGAACGGGTGATCCGCCCCACGAACACCGCCGAAGAGGAGTTCCTGGCACTCGGCGCCGGGGCAGCGCTCTGGCTCAAAGAAGCCGCCGCAGCCGGGACGAACAAGATCCGCCACAAGATGGAACGCGCCGCCACCATGGCCAAGGTCATGGGCGCCGACGTCGTTGACCAGGGTCTCGGCGCCGCCGCCGTGCACCACCGCTTCAGCCACGAGGACCTGGTCTCCATCATCACCAACACCGCCACCGGCCAGCCGCAAAGAACCATCAGCACTACCCGGCACGCCGTCACCGACCAAGGCCAGTGGCTGAGCCAGGGCACCAGCGCATGGGCCAACTTCGGTACCACCAACACCCCTACCACCAGCGATGCCAGCGACGTTGCCGATCTTGAAGGAGCCACCGAATGA